GAATTTTCTTTCACGACATACTCAACACTGCCGGCGGTATTTTAGGTTACACTCAGATTCTCAGGGAAGCCGAACCGGATGAACTTGAAATCTTCAGTGAAAGCATTGAAGAACTGTCCAATCGTCTCATCGAAGAAATACAGGCTCAAAAACAGCTTATTGCTGCTGAAGGTGGACAACTCGACATCCGGCCCGTAAAATTCAGCAGTGCCAGGATGGTTCAGGAGACAATCGAGTTATACAAAAATCATGTTGTTGCAGAAGGGAAATCACTTGTTCCGGGTGAAATGACTGACATTGAGGTTGTCAATGATCGAAGTCTGCTTGGGAGAGTTCTTGGAAACATGGTAAAAAATGCCCTTGAAGCGGATCCTGCCGGTTCTGTGATAACAGTTTCGTGTGTGGAAAAAGAGGAAAGAATAATTTTTTCCGTTAATAATCGTTCTTTTATGCCGAGCATCGTACAACTTCAGATTTTTAACCGTTCTTTTTCGAGCAAGGGAAAAGGAAGAGGACTTGGAACTTACAGCATGAAGCTTCTTTCTGAAAAATATTTACAGGGAAAAGTCTATTTTGAATCGTCAAGTGAAAAGGGCACAACTTTTTATGCCGAGTATCCTACAGCAATAAAACAGACTGAGTAATCCGAAATGAAAGAACATTTGAATCAAATCGGCAGGAAACTCGAGGAAAACAAAAAAATAATTTCCCGGATGGTATTGGACAACCATTTTGAGGTATCTCCATCTTTCAAGAGCAGCTACACTCAGAGGCACATCGATCTTTATCTGCAGGACTGCGAATACAAGCTCAGCTATCTCGCAGAAGCTGTCAGACTTTCCCAGCCCGAATTGTTTATCGAGTACATGAGATGGGCAAAAATATTTTTCTCCTCTCTATATATTGTAAATGACGAGTCGTATCGTTTTTTCGACCTGTTGCGGGAGAATTTGAAGAAATTTCTGTCCGAAGAGGAATTTCCGGTGACAGCTACAGTTTTCGACGATGGTGTTGCTGCATTCAGAAAGAATTTGTCTGCTGAATTCAGTTATTTTAGTGAAGAAAATCCTCTTAAGGAAAAAGCTGCTGAATATCTCGACTATCTATTAAAAGGGGACAGAAGATCGGCGATGAACATTGTTATGAACATGTATCATTCGGGCCACCCATAAAAGATATCTATCTGAATGTTTTTCAACCGGCAATGCTTGAGACGGGACTTCTTTGGCAGAAGGGCAAAATAACCGTAACCCATGAGCATTTTGTAACAGCCGCGACCCAACTTATAATGTCTCAACTTTATCCTTTTCTCTTCAATTATGACAATTTAATCAACAGAAATATTGTCGTCAGTTGTGTAGCCAACGAACTCCATGAAATTGGTGCGAGAATGGTCGCTGATTTTTTTGAAATGGAGGGATGGAGCAGTTACTATTTTGGTGCGAATACCCCGGTTGACAGCATTCTCAGGGCACTTGAGAACCACAATGCCAAAGTGCTCGCAATCTCTGCGACAATGACCTACCATATAAAAGATGTTGAGAATTTTATTATCAAAGTAAAAAACACCCCCGGATTTGAGAATATAAAGATTCTTGTCGGAGGTTATCCATTTAAGATCGCAAAAAATCTTTGGAAAGAAATCGGTGCCGATGGCTTCGCAGAAGATGCAAAAGGTGCCATCGAATTAGCTAACGGCTTTGTTCTGAACTAAAAGAAACAGACATTATGGAAAATACCGGACTTGTACTCACTTGTGATATTTCCGGACGGGTTTTATCGGTAGAGATAAACAATACCGGATTTGAAAACGATCGTTTTGTTGACCGGCTTCTAATCGATATATTTTCGAACGAGGATATCTCCAAAGTCCTAGAGTTTTTCGTTGAAACCAAATCTGTTGGTGCATCCTTCAGTAAACAGCTATCCATTATTAGTGGAGAAAAAACAGCCAAGTTTTTTTTCAGTTCGGTGAAGATCGACAACAAAATCATTATCCTGGGAACAAATCACAGGGCAAACTTTGATGACATGATGTCTCAGATGATGTCGATAAATAACGACCAAACCAATATGCTCCGTCAGTTGTTTAAGGCACAGTTGGCCCCCGAGGATAAAAAGGAACGGGTAATAGAGACTGTCCTTTATGAAGAATTGAGCAGAGTGAATAACGATCTGGTTAATATTCAGAGAGAACTTGCCAAGAAAAACCATGAACTCGAGGCTCTGAATAAATTAAAAAATCAGTTTTTGGGCATGGCTGCTCACGATTTACGCAATCCACTCGGGGTTATCATGAATCTTTCAGAATTTATTCTGGAGGAAAAAGAAAAACTCTCAGAGGAAGCAGTCAGTTTTTTGGAAAAAATTGATTCTTTGTCGCGGTTCATGCTCAATATGGTGACCGAGTTGCTGGATATCTCCAGTATAGAGTCAGGACAGATGAATTTGAACAAAACCCGGTTTGATCTTGTACAACTTGTAAGGGATTCAGTGAATCTGAATAAATCGCTTGCAGAAAAAAAGAATATCTTCATAAATTTTATCTCCTCGGAGCAATCACTTCAACTATACGCAGATCTGAACAAGATCGATCAGGTAATCACCAACCTTTTAACAAACGCTGTAAAATACTCAAACCAAAACACCACCACAGTAGTTGCTATTATGAGAGACCTGAACAAAGCGAGACTGGTGGTAAAAGATCAGGGGCAGGGGATTCCTTCGAATGAAATTGTAAAACTTTTCAAACCTTTTGCCAAAACGAGTGTGAAAAGTACCGGGGGTGAAAAAAGTACCGGATTGGGATTGATGATCGTAAAGAAAATAGTTGAAGGTCACGGCGGCACAATTTCAGTGGAAAGTGAAGTAGGAACAGGATCGACTTTTACCGTGGAATTACCCCTGGCAGAGGAATAGAATGAGGAAATATCAATTAAAACTTTACATAACCGGTAAAACCACCCGCTCGGAACAGGCAGTATCAAATCTGAAAAACCTTTGTAAATCAAAATTTAATGATGAATATGAACTTCTTATCATAGATGTTTTGGACAGTCCTGAACTTGCCGAGCAGGATC
The nucleotide sequence above comes from Ignavibacteria bacterium. Encoded proteins:
- a CDS encoding HAMP domain-containing histidine kinase yields the protein MSTALKTSFAPPERTPDHILLAQINKIESHSDITSVLHAIPEFVMILNKEREIVFANKSLLKYLAAEDDFLKRGFRPGEAINCQHAFENEAGCGTSEFCKTCGAVISILNSQSGQYEDVQECRIIQGDGCTALDLRVKSTRLSLEGEDFTVFTVADISNEKRRQALERIFFHDILNTAGGILGYTQILREAEPDELEIFSESIEELSNRLIEEIQAQKQLIAAEGGQLDIRPVKFSSARMVQETIELYKNHVVAEGKSLVPGEMTDIEVVNDRSLLGRVLGNMVKNALEADPAGSVITVSCVEKEERIIFSVNNRSFMPSIVQLQIFNRSFSSKGKGRGLGTYSMKLLSEKYLQGKVYFESSSEKGTTFYAEYPTAIKQTE
- a CDS encoding cobalamin-dependent protein (Presence of a B(12) (cobalamin)-binding domain implies dependence on cobalamin itself, in one of its several forms, or in some unusual lineages, dependence on a cobalamin-like analog.), which gives rise to MLETGLLWQKGKITVTHEHFVTAATQLIMSQLYPFLFNYDNLINRNIVVSCVANELHEIGARMVADFFEMEGWSSYYFGANTPVDSILRALENHNAKVLAISATMTYHIKDVENFIIKVKNTPGFENIKILVGGYPFKIAKNLWKEIGADGFAEDAKGAIELANGFVLN
- a CDS encoding HAMP domain-containing histidine kinase; translation: MENTGLVLTCDISGRVLSVEINNTGFENDRFVDRLLIDIFSNEDISKVLEFFVETKSVGASFSKQLSIISGEKTAKFFFSSVKIDNKIIILGTNHRANFDDMMSQMMSINNDQTNMLRQLFKAQLAPEDKKERVIETVLYEELSRVNNDLVNIQRELAKKNHELEALNKLKNQFLGMAAHDLRNPLGVIMNLSEFILEEKEKLSEEAVSFLEKIDSLSRFMLNMVTELLDISSIESGQMNLNKTRFDLVQLVRDSVNLNKSLAEKKNIFINFISSEQSLQLYADLNKIDQVITNLLTNAVKYSNQNTTTVVAIMRDLNKARLVVKDQGQGIPSNEIVKLFKPFAKTSVKSTGGEKSTGLGLMIVKKIVEGHGGTISVESEVGTGSTFTVELPLAEE
- a CDS encoding circadian clock KaiB family protein, with the translated sequence MRKYQLKLYITGKTTRSEQAVSNLKNLCKSKFNDEYELLIIDVLDSPELAEQDQVLATPTLIKILPLPVRRIIGDLTDTQKVLLGLEIKV